TGGGCGTGCTGGGCGGCGCGACCGAGCCGGTGGACGTCGGGGCGCCGCCGGTCGCGCTGGAGTTCGCACGGCGGCTGGCCCAGCGGCGGGTGCCGATCACCGCGATGCTGCGCGCGTACCGCCTCGGCCAGGCCGCCTTCCAGCAGGAGATGATCGCCCGGATCGCCGCCGAGCCGGTGGAGGCCGCGGACGTCGCGGTCGCCGCCACTGAGCTGTCGCAGGTCGCCTTCACCTACATCGACAAGATCTCCGAAGAGGTCGTCGAGGCCTACCAGCTGGAACGCGACACCTGGCTGCGCCACCGCAACGCGGCCCGCCTCGCGAAGGTGCAGGCCGCGCTGTCCGGCAAACCCGTCGACACCGCCGACGTCGAGAAAACCCTCGGCTACGCGCTGTCGGAACGGCACGTCGGCGCGGTCCTGTGGTGCGGCCCCGAGCTGGACGAAAGCGACCGGTTGACGACGCTCGAACGACACGCGGCGCTGCTCGCGAACGCCCTCGATGTCGCGCCGCTGGTCGTGGCCCCGCACGCCTCGACGGTGTGGGCCTGGTTCCCGGTCTCGGCCCTCGACCTCGACGCGGTGTCCGCCGCGCTCGCCGGCTCACCCGATCCGGTGCGCGTCGCGTTGGGCGACCCGGCGAGCGGACTGGCCGGATTCCGTACCACCCACCAGCAGGCTCGCCAGGCCGAAGCCGTGGCGCAAATGACCGAGCGGACGCGCCCTCGGCCGGTCACCGCGGCCGCGCAGCTCGGGCCGTTGGCGCTGGTCGCGGCGGATCCGTCGGCGGTCGCGGGCTGGGTCCAGTCGGTGCTCGGCGCGCTGGCCGACGACGACGAGGGCCACCACCGGATGCGTGAGACGGTGTGGGCGTATCTGTCCAGCGGGAGCAGCCTGATGGTCGCCGCGCAGGAGCTGCACCTGCACAAGAACACCATCCAGTACCGGCTCCGCAAGGCCGAGCAGGAACGCGGTCGTCCGCTGTCCGAGGGGCGGATCGACGTCGAGGTCGCCCTGCTGGCGTGCCGGTTGCTGGGCCCGGCGGTGCTCCGGCCGGTCGACTGAGTTGTGCCGCGGGACCAGTCGGGTCCCTTAGTCCCGGTCCGCGGACCGATGCCCGCGTCCGGCCGGGCGAGCAGGCTTCGGGGGAACGAGTTCGCCACCGCGCCTGCGAGGACCACGATGAACGACACCCGCGAAGAGACCGACGTCCTCGTGATCGGCTCCGGTTTCGGCGGCTCCGTGAGCGCACTGCGACTGTCCGAAAAGGACTACCGGGTCACCGTGCTGGAAGCCGGACCCCGCCGCACCGAAGAGACATTGCCGAAA
The nucleotide sequence above comes from Amycolatopsis sp. AA4. Encoded proteins:
- a CDS encoding CdaR family transcriptional regulator is translated as MTSTAAATLAKVADSVLAELALLRARIVEEVTAELPALAPDAQAAELLDSTVRENLVAALGVLGGATEPVDVGAPPVALEFARRLAQRRVPITAMLRAYRLGQAAFQQEMIARIAAEPVEAADVAVAATELSQVAFTYIDKISEEVVEAYQLERDTWLRHRNAARLAKVQAALSGKPVDTADVEKTLGYALSERHVGAVLWCGPELDESDRLTTLERHAALLANALDVAPLVVAPHASTVWAWFPVSALDLDAVSAALAGSPDPVRVALGDPASGLAGFRTTHQQARQAEAVAQMTERTRPRPVTAAAQLGPLALVAADPSAVAGWVQSVLGALADDDEGHHRMRETVWAYLSSGSSLMVAAQELHLHKNTIQYRLRKAEQERGRPLSEGRIDVEVALLACRLLGPAVLRPVD